In Streptomyces sclerotialus, the DNA window CCGGCACCTCACCGAGGTAGATCTTGCCGGTCGAGCCGTCGATGGAGACGACGTCGCCCTCCTCGATGACCACACCGCCGGGCGCGGTCAGGCAGCGCCGCTTGGTGTCGACCTCCAGCTCCTCGGCGCCGCAGACACAGGTCTTGCCCATGCCGCGGGCGACGACGGCGGCGTGCGAGGTCTTGCCGCCGCGCGAGGTGAGGATGCCCTCGGCGGAGATCATGCCGTTGAGGTCGTCCGGGTTGGTCTCGCGGCGGATGAGGATGACCTTCTCGCCCGAACGCGACCACTTCACCGCGGTGTACGAGTCGAAGACGGCCTTGCCGACGGCCGCGCCCGGCGACGCGGCGATGCCGCGGCCGATCAGCTCGGCCCTCCCGCCCTTTGGACGCAGCGCCTTCTCGTCGAACCGCGGGAACATCAGCTGCGCCAGCTGCGCGCCGTTGACCCGCTGCAGCGCCTCCGCCTCGTCGATCAGTCCCTGGTCGACCAGCTGCGTCGCGATACGGAAGGCGGCGCCCGCGGTCCGCTTGCCGACGCGGGTCTGCAGCATCCACAGCTTGCCGCGCTCGATGGTGAACTCGATGTCGCACAGGTCCTTGTAGTGCGTTTCGAGCGTCTCCATGATCTGCATCAGCTCGTCGTACGACTTCTTGTCGAGCTGCTCCAGCTCCGCGAGCGGAACGGTGTTGCGGATACCGGCGACGACGTCCTCGCCCTGCGCGTTCTGCAGGTAGTCGCCGTAGACGCCCTGGTGGCCGCTGGCCGGGTCGCGGGTGAAGGCGACGCCGGTACCGGAGTCGGGGCCGAGGTTGCCGAAGACCATCGAGCAGACGTTGACGGCCGTGCCGAGGTCGCCCGGGATGCGCTCCTGGCGCCGGTACAGCTTGGCCCGGTCGGTGTTCCACGACTCGAAGACCGCGCGGACCGCGAGGTCCATCTGCTCGCGCGGGTCCTGCGGGAAGTCGCGGCCCGTCTCCTTGGCGACGATCTCCTTGAACTGCCCGACCAGCTTCTTCATGTCGGCCGCGTCCAGCTCGACGTCGACCTTCACGCCCTTGGCCCGCTTGGCCGTCTCCAGCGCCTCCTCGAAGAGGTCACCGTCCACACCGAGCACGGTCTTGCCGAACATCTGGATGAGCCGGCGGTACGAGTCCCACGCGAAGCGCTCGGAGCCGGCCTGCTGGGCGAGGCCGCCCACCGACTCGTCGGAGAGCCCGATGTTCAGGACGGTGTCCATCATGCCGGGCATCGAGAACTTCGCACCGGAACGCACCGAGACGAGCAGCGGGTCGTCGGCCTGTCCGAGCTTCTTGCCCATCCGGCGCTCCAGGGCGTCCAGATGCTCGGACACCTCGGCACGGAGTGCCGCCGGCTCCGCACCGCTCTCGAGGTACTCCTTGCATGCCTCGGTGGTGATCGTGAAGCCAGGCGGGACGGGAAGTCCCAGATTGGTCATCTCGGCGAGGTTCGCACCCTTCCCGCCGAGCAGATCCTTCAGGTCCTTGTTGCCCTCGGTGAAGTCGTAGACGAACTTCGCCGACTTCACGGCCTCGGCCGACTGGGTTACGTGGGGATCTTGTGTTTCCGACACGGGACTGACTCCTCGCGGACGGGCTGCCCTGACGGCGAGGAACATACCCAGATCGAAGGCGTCTGGGTACGTCCACTCGGTCGACATACGCCCGTAACCCGGCGTCAGCCAACAGATCGAAAGTCGCCTGTCCCGACCCCATGCATACATCTTCTGAACTCATGACTCCGGAAGGTGCGGATGATCACGGTCGATTCTGCACGGAGCGCGACGACTCTCTTGATCGCTTGAACTCAAGATCCATGGCACCCAGTGCCAGCCTTGGAGACATAGAGCCCCGATGAAACGCTCATCTGAGCGCCCCCCTTATCAAGGGTGGCGAGAATCACGCGCCGCGAGGCCCTCCGATCCCACGATTCGGACCCGCCGGCGGACACGTAACGCCGCCGTCATCCGCCGTCGCGACCCGCTCCAGGAAGGCGTCCACGAGCGCGTACGCCCGTTCCCGCGTCTCGGGAAGCGCCGCCCGCACCTCCTTGACCAGCGCGTCGGGGTCGGCGCCGAGCGCCTCCGCGACACCCGTGTCGTCGTGGTCGAACCAGGCCCGCAGCACCTCCGGCGTCAGCTCCGGATGGAACTGCACCCCCATCGACCGCCCGCAGACGAACGCCTGCGACGCGACCTCGTTGCGCGCGAGTTCGCGGAGCGGCAGACCGGCGCCGCCCCCTTCCGGTACGGCCTCCGGGAGCAGCCACCGGTCCCCGTGGAATAGGAACCACGGCCCCGGCCCGACCAGCTCCGGCTCGTCCGCCTCGACCTCCGTCCACCCGAGCTCGAAGCGCGGGGCCCGCTCGGCCGATCCCCCGAGCGAGGCGGCCAGCAGCTGCCCACCGAAGCAGATGCCGAGCACGGGTATGCCCAGCCGCCGCGCGTCCCGCAGCAGGTCCAGCTCCGCCCGTATCCACTCGTTCATGCGGTTCACCGACCACGGCGCGCCGAGCGACAGGATCAGGTCATATTCGGCGACCGCCGGAAACCGGGGCTCGACGTCCGGAGACGCGTACCGCTCGGCGGGGACCACGAGCAGTTCGTCGAACGCGTATCCGCGCTGCGCCAGCCGGTCGCCGACATGTCCCGCGGTGGACAGGTGGTCGTGGGCGATGACCAGGGCGCGCTTCGTCACGGAGACCTCGCTCGGTTCGTACGGGCGTATCGTTCGGGGCCACATTTACCGGCACCCCGAGCCGTACGGCCCGGCGGCCCGGCGGCCCGGCGCCCCGGCAGCCCGGCGGCCCGGCGGAACCGTCGCAGTACACCGACGGCCCCCAGGACGCCGGCCGCTTCTGCCGCGAGGTGATGCGGCGGGTGGCGCGGCTGACGCCCTGAGGGCCGGTTCGGTCGGCGAGCGACGGGGGCGGTTACGGCTCAGTGGCCGCGGCGGATCCACTCCTCCAGATGGGGCGCTTCGTCCCCGATGACGGTGGTGTCGCCGTGCCCGGTCAGCACCTTCGTCTCCGGCGGGAGCGTCAGCAGCCGCTCCTTGATCGACTCGATGATGGTCGGGAAGTCCGAGAAGGACCGCCCGGTCGCCCCTGGCC includes these proteins:
- the ppdK gene encoding pyruvate, phosphate dikinase: MSETQDPHVTQSAEAVKSAKFVYDFTEGNKDLKDLLGGKGANLAEMTNLGLPVPPGFTITTEACKEYLESGAEPAALRAEVSEHLDALERRMGKKLGQADDPLLVSVRSGAKFSMPGMMDTVLNIGLSDESVGGLAQQAGSERFAWDSYRRLIQMFGKTVLGVDGDLFEEALETAKRAKGVKVDVELDAADMKKLVGQFKEIVAKETGRDFPQDPREQMDLAVRAVFESWNTDRAKLYRRQERIPGDLGTAVNVCSMVFGNLGPDSGTGVAFTRDPASGHQGVYGDYLQNAQGEDVVAGIRNTVPLAELEQLDKKSYDELMQIMETLETHYKDLCDIEFTIERGKLWMLQTRVGKRTAGAAFRIATQLVDQGLIDEAEALQRVNGAQLAQLMFPRFDEKALRPKGGRAELIGRGIAASPGAAVGKAVFDSYTAVKWSRSGEKVILIRRETNPDDLNGMISAEGILTSRGGKTSHAAVVARGMGKTCVCGAEELEVDTKRRCLTAPGGVVIEEGDVVSIDGSTGKIYLGEVPVVPSPVVEYFEGRMHAGADDADELVKAVHRVMAYADRVRRLRVRANADNAEDAARARRFGAQGIGLCRTEHMFLGERREMVERLILAGTDDERQAALAELLPLQKGDFVELFESMDGLPVTVRLLDPPLHEFLPDITELSVRVALAESRKDSNENDLRLLQAVHRLHEQNPMLGLRGVRLGLVIPGLFAMQVRAIAEAAAARRAAKGDPRAEIMIPLVGTVQELEIVREEAEQVIAEVEQAHGVELGLTLGTMIELPRAALTAGQIAESADFFSFGTNDLTQTVWGFSRDDVEASFFTAYLEKGIFGVSPFETIDKDGVGSLVRNAAEAGRATRPDLKLGVCGEHGGDPESVHFFHQVGLDYVSCSPFRIPVARLEAGRAAAESKGSDSR
- a CDS encoding type 1 glutamine amidotransferase, which gives rise to MTKRALVIAHDHLSTAGHVGDRLAQRGYAFDELLVVPAERYASPDVEPRFPAVAEYDLILSLGAPWSVNRMNEWIRAELDLLRDARRLGIPVLGICFGGQLLAASLGGSAERAPRFELGWTEVEADEPELVGPGPWFLFHGDRWLLPEAVPEGGGAGLPLRELARNEVASQAFVCGRSMGVQFHPELTPEVLRAWFDHDDTGVAEALGADPDALVKEVRAALPETRERAYALVDAFLERVATADDGGVTCPPAGPNRGIGGPRGA